A window of Spirochaetota bacterium genomic DNA:
TTTGACAGGAATTACTGTTACAAAAAATATACTTACAACTATTTAACAGGAGTAAATATATTGTGTCAAGATATTTGTAAATAGCTTGTAATGATATAATTGCAATCAGATTATATTAATTATCATCAATTAAAAACTAAAAAAGACAATTATACATTTATGGTTAGGAGGAATGATATGGTAGAACGATATGAATTCGCAGGGGAATCATTTATAAAAAAAGCTGATGGCAGGATAGTAATATATTCAAATCCTGATGATGGAGAAATAAACAGGATTGCTCTTGAGTATGGCATAGATATACATTCGCTCTATTCTGCTCTTGATACTGAAGAACTATCACGATTTGAAATTGAAAAAGATTATATGGTTTTGATCTGGAAAATACCTACTTCCATGAAAATCAATGAACTTTCATCACTTAATGTTATTACTATAGGTTTTTTTATAAAAGATGACACTATTGTAGTAATAAGCCCAGAAACGCTTCCCTATATAACCGAAAAAGTTCACAATTCTATTGAATATCATTTTGATGTGCTGTTCCACTTTCAGCATTATACCATTAAACATTTTACCGAACATCTTAAAATTATTAAAATGATTTCAAAGGAAATCCAAAACAAGATCAACAAGTCCATTGAAACAAAACATCTGGTGCAGATGTTTAATCTTAGTGAAAAGCTCATATACTACCTTCATGCTATAGAAAGCAATATTAGCTCGCTGGTAAAATTACGGTCTTACCTTAAAGATAATGTAAATACAATTAATTTTGATTTCTTAAACGATATTATTATTGACCATCAGCAAGCAAAAAAACAGGCCGAAATTTATACAGAAATCTTTGCGGGACTTATGGACGCTCGCGCAAGCATTGTAAATAACAACATGAATATTCTTATTAAAAATCTAACAAAGATAAATGTTATTTTTCTGCCATTAAACTTAATAGCAGGGATTTTTGGAATGTCAGAATTTTCCATGATAACACAGGAGGTGCCCTGGTATATTTCATATGGCTTTTTTGGAATTACAATATTATGTGCTGGTATAATGTTAAGCTTTTTACTTAATAAATATGATGAACGGTGGAGACGATAAAATTAAATATCACCATGCATATCATAAAAATTAATGGCATTAAGTACACATTTCACCTTGCACCCATGGCAGAGCTTACCACTCCAGCGCTGCGTAATGTTGTCAAAAATTTTACTGGTAACGTTGTCCTGTATTCTGAGATGTTAGCAAGTGGTGCTATAAATGCAAAGGCACCCCATAACGAGCCACTTGTGAAACGCTATAATTTTGACACACCTTTTTTTTATCAGTTAGTAGGAAATAACCCTGCAATTATGGCCAACGCTGCTGCTATTTTGCAAGACTATGGATGTGATGGTATTAACATAAACATGGCCTGCTCTGCACCACATATTCTTAAAACGGGCGCAGGTGCTGGCCTTCTTTGCAATTTTGACCTGGCAAAAGCAATTATTGCTGCTTGCAGAAAAAACGTTCACGGCCTTCTTACCGTTAAGATGCGTGCTGGCTTTCATGATATTGATTTGCCATTTTTACAGCAGTTTGTTACTATGCTGAAGAATGAAGGAGTTGATGCTGTCATTATTCACCCACGTGCCGCAAAATGGGGTTTTACCCGTAAAGCTCGCTGGGATATTATTGAGGCGATAGTAACTGCTATAAATATCCCTGTCATTGGGAATGGTGATATCTTTGAACCAGCACAAGCCTTGCAGTGTTTACAACAAACCCATTGTGATGGTATCATGATTGGTAGAGCAGCAGTACAGAAACCATGGATATTTGCACAGTGTGATGCTTTATTGCAGCAACAGTCGCTGTCACTATCGCTTAACATTGAAGAAATATGGATAGAAGTTTTACAAAACATACAAAAAATGCTTCCGCAGAGGCTTCATAAAAGCAGGGCACACCGATTTTGTGCATATTATCACAAAAATGTTACATTTGGGCACACCCTGTTTTCATCAATACGGCAATGCAACGAAATAAATGATATGATTGTACTTATAAAGAATTATTTTCAACGAAATGAGGAAGAAAGAATAAAAATAGTATAATGGTTATTTATTTTTTAGCTCTTCCAGTTGTGCCTTAGTTAATTTAGTTATCTTTATAATTGTTTTATCATCGATTCCACTTTTCAATAAATTACGTGCAATAGTAATCCTTTCCTCATGTTTTCCTATCAACTTACCTTTTTGAATTCCTTTTTGAATTCCTTTCTCAATCCCTTTATTAAATCCTTCTTTTATTAAATCTGATTTTATCTTTTTTAATGTTTGTGCTAACATTGAAGTTGCCTCCTGAGGAGTATTTACAAAATTTCCCGGTATCTTCTGGTCACTGTCTACTATACCATGCGATTGCAAATAATGTAATAACCAATATAACAATGTGCGTATAAGCAAAAATTCGCCTTTCTCTGTATAAATTTGCACCAAATCCTTAATTCTGTCAATAGTTTTATAAAATATTGCATCATCACCTGTTTCTAATAGAAATACAGTAGCTATCACATTCATCATTTGTTGAAGTATTTCTGGATTGAGTTCATTTTCAATGACTGGATAATATCTGAACTTAGGAAC
This region includes:
- a CDS encoding magnesium transporter CorA family protein — its product is MVERYEFAGESFIKKADGRIVIYSNPDDGEINRIALEYGIDIHSLYSALDTEELSRFEIEKDYMVLIWKIPTSMKINELSSLNVITIGFFIKDDTIVVISPETLPYITEKVHNSIEYHFDVLFHFQHYTIKHFTEHLKIIKMISKEIQNKINKSIETKHLVQMFNLSEKLIYYLHAIESNISSLVKLRSYLKDNVNTINFDFLNDIIIDHQQAKKQAEIYTEIFAGLMDARASIVNNNMNILIKNLTKINVIFLPLNLIAGIFGMSEFSMITQEVPWYISYGFFGITILCAGIMLSFLLNKYDERWRR
- a CDS encoding tRNA-dihydrouridine synthase family protein, translating into METIKLNITMHIIKINGIKYTFHLAPMAELTTPALRNVVKNFTGNVVLYSEMLASGAINAKAPHNEPLVKRYNFDTPFFYQLVGNNPAIMANAAAILQDYGCDGININMACSAPHILKTGAGAGLLCNFDLAKAIIAACRKNVHGLLTVKMRAGFHDIDLPFLQQFVTMLKNEGVDAVIIHPRAAKWGFTRKARWDIIEAIVTAINIPVIGNGDIFEPAQALQCLQQTHCDGIMIGRAAVQKPWIFAQCDALLQQQSLSLSLNIEEIWIEVLQNIQKMLPQRLHKSRAHRFCAYYHKNVTFGHTLFSSIRQCNEINDMIVLIKNYFQRNEEERIKIV
- a CDS encoding Rpn family recombination-promoting nuclease/putative transposase, which gives rise to MAENIHDKGYKYLFSNPLMVKELLESFVHMDWVKEIDFTQAETIDKTYVNDHYKEYEADIIYKLRFRNTDMYIYLLIEFQSTVDKFIAFRMLQYIVELYRELLYHHNAKKLPVVFPVMIYNGDKVWNAPFALEDLIDIPEILHECLPYVPKFRYYPVIENELNPEILQQMMNVIATVFLLETGDDAIFYKTIDRIKDLVQIYTEKGEFLLIRTLLYWLLHYLQSHGIVDSDQKIPGNFVNTPQEATSMLAQTLKKIKSDLIKEGFNKGIEKGIQKGIQKGKLIGKHEERITIARNLLKSGIDDKTIIKITKLTKAQLEELKNK